gttaaacttcgaAAGCTATTATTTTTTAGTAGCGGATGATGAAAATTTCTTGTTGATTCTAGCTAATAATAGACTAGAAAGTGAAAAGAATGAGTTGGATCACGCATacagtcaaaaaaaaaaagtaatttggCTTATTTTATCTTCTTTGTGGTGAACAATAGTTAAGGGGCACTTGTTAAATTACAAAATCTTCTCTCTCCTggaatcatttttttattgtgTCTCTTTCTAAATTGAGTTGAAAGGTTTCAAGAAAATTAGAGTTTCAAGGCGGTTAATAATATTTTCAAAACTTTAGGGAGGAcaataaaatatattaaaaaccTCAAGCGAGGAGTCTGAAATTAATAGTCCAAAATATATCTTGGATCCCCGCATTTTGAAGTGGGTTTTCTCTGGATATGTTGCAGACTTCGAGTGGTTGAATTTTCCCGAAGATCACAATTTCAATGGCTGGAAAGTGGAAACAACTCATTGCGGTGATTTTACTGTTTTAAATGTGAGAAAatcacaataaaatttttgcaatGCTTTTAAGAACGGACATTTTGGTGAACAGTATAGCAGAAGTTGTTCTAACGATTagattcataattttttttttataaaacaattcaaaatttcattaaatattAAAATCTACACTAGTAACAGAAATCATGTCTAACAACAAACATATGCATgtaaaacaaatataataataatagatactccaaatctaaaaatttaataaaaattttcactgTAAAGTTCCAAATATATTTAAACGTCTAAGAGAAAACGATAGTACCAAGAACATCTACGAATGTTTCCTACTATCAAATCTACAAGTTAACTACTTCAACCTCAGAACTAATGAAGAGAATAATTACATTATCCCTCTTTAACCTATAACTAGTCTCCAATAAttaatagggataatttcagatacctcctccgaggtttctgacaatttcattgagctcccctgattttgaaaaattacacctacttcccttgatttgatagtgctagtaacaaaaccttaaaataatatttacttggtcaaatttttaaatgaatacccaaaCATGCGcttgtgtaatgagttttaatttatttctgtatacaattataatattatttagtataattaagGAAAAGGTACCAAATTTTTCATGTCCAtacctactatttgataaacaactataataataattttatcactatgataggatacttttgatggtattctattatggatttagatttagaagatagaaaagaaaatgttgttataattcatttagagtttatgaattttttgagaAGTGGGATAATCATAGTTTAGTAGTAAttttgggccatttctttttgatttattgttcattttaataccaaaaaattagaaaaaaatatcAGTAAAatcattggattacatataaaTTAACTCATAAAAAAATCACTAATTTGACATTTGGTTACAGTAGAAACTAGAGGGAATAGTGGTAGTTCTAcagttttattggcaaaaaaaaattaaaaaaatgaataagaaggaaaaagaatgaaaaaataattttaaaagtaaTTCTAAATATAAGCATACCAAACAAGGAAATTTCATTAAAACATTTAAGGTagtattatcattttaaatgacaAAGGAGATATATGTAATTTTCAAAAGCTCAAAGAagctaaatgaaattgttaaaaacctcaagggaggtttctgaaattatccctaattgaTCCTAACAAGTAACAACTACAGATGCGGTGCATCACCAGAGGTTCTCAGCAATTGTTAATTGtgattttataaatttaaaaataggATTCAATATGACAATAGGGCGGATATCCATGGCCAATAAGGTCGGGGGAGACCTTTCTCCTACCGCTTTAAATGCGTCGGAAGGACGGGAAAAATACCCCTATCCTGCTCCCCACTAGTaatttaatattatatatttagatATGTAGAACGTAAAAATATACAATACAATAAAACTATATGTATGTAATATTAAAATCAATAATATGATTTTTCGTGTAATAAATTAATGCAATATTTCTAGTTAATTTATTGTCATTAACCAATAATTTTGTTACGTtagtttattttttctattttgatgTTGTTTATAGATATATAAAAAAAGTACGATAATTGATTGATTTTATATAAAATCAGATATAGAGAAATaaattcaaaagatcaaaataatttttaaactttatttcATGTTGAATTTTGGagcaaaaaatgtaaaacaatTATTAGCAAGTTCATTATTAGTGTATtacatatataaaaaattaaaatcaagcaaaaaaaataaaaatgctgGAGGTGCGAGATAGGGACACCCCAGAGCTAGCAGGGTGCAAGGGGGAGAGATAGTGGGCATGGGGAGGGGACTAGGGAGTTTTTGGAGAACGGATCAGTTAAGGGTACTCCTCCCATTTCAAATTTGCTCCGCTGCCATCTTTAAATAGGAATGTAATAAGAAATGTAATAACACGAAGGACACTATAACTTTGGAAAGTTATAAATAGCTATAAAACTCTCACAATGTTACTTTGCATCGCACTTTATCCCTTGAACTCATAATATGGTTAGAGTACTTTTGTTCTAAAACATCAAGTAAGGGGACAAAATGCCTATTTTATGAGTTCAATTGCATAAAGTGCAACTGCAGATAAAATTGAGGAGAGTTAAGTGCATTTAACcctaaataaatataattaaatataaaaacgAGAAAGAAACTACTTTATATTGACTTTAATGATTAGCTTGATTactgataataaaatttcacaattcaACACTGCTAAGCAATTTATTGAtagtaaatttaaatttatcaaGTAAAAATCCTGGAAACATGgtagttttgatttttgttcgaTTCACTAGTGAAAGGCATCACATCTGCTTTTAATGTAAACAGATAAGATACACGTGGCGTGCGCATGCAAACTATTTAGAAAATAGAAAGACGAAGGTTGGATTTCAATCTTCAATCAACTGGCTAAAGttaacaaagaaaatgaaagaaatgaaaacaGCAGAGCTGGTTTTCGTTCCTATTCCAGGGATTGGCCACTTAGTATCATGTGTTGAACTAGCAAAGCTTCTCATTGAATGCGATGAACGATTATCGATCACCGTCCTGATTATGAAGCTGCCCTATGATACAAAAGTCAGTAGCTACACAAATTCGTTGGTAGAAACTCCGAATTTGCACATAAGGTACCTTGAGCTCATCAAAGAAGAGCCTTCATCTCAATTGTCATCTTTTCTTTCGATTCTGTATCGATTTATCGACAACCATAAAAGTTGTGTGAGGGAGGTTCTTGCTGAAATATCCAATTCTGTTTCGTCGCATCTTGGTGGGATCGTCATAGACATGTTTTGCACCTCTTTGATTGATGTAGCCAATGAATTTGGGGTTCCTTCCTACATATTTTGCCCAGGCGGTGCTGCAACGCTTGGCGTTTTATTCCAGTTGCAAAGTCTGAGAGATGATCTCAATGAAGATGTGAGCCATTACGAGAATTCAGACGTTGAATTAGCTTTGCCTACTTACATCAATCCTGTTCCAGCTAAACTTTTGTCATCTCCATTCTTTGACAAGGATGGAGGTGGCGACATGCTCCTCGATCAGGCAAAAGGATACAGGAAGGCCAAGGGAATCATAATTAACACTTTCCTTGAGCTAGAATGCCATGCGATTCACGCCTTGAGCAATGATAAAACCATCCCACCAGTATATGCAGTAGGGCCACTATTGAATCTGAAGGGAGGCAACagtcaaaatcaagaaactgaGATCATTATGAAATGGCTAGATCTTCAGCCAGAATGTTCTGTTGTGTTCCTTTGCTTTGGTAGTGGAGGTAGTTTTGATGGTGACCAAGTGAAGGAAATTGCCTATGCACTCGAGCGCAGTGGATATCGATTCCTCTGGTCATTGAGAAGGCCTTCAcctaaagaaaattttgagtttccaAGTGAGTATGAGAACCTGGATGAAGTCTTGCCAGAAGGGTTCTTGCAGCGAACTGCAGCCGTTGGAAAAGTTATTGGATGGGCACCACAGGCGGCAGTTCTATCCCATCCTGCTGTAGGGGGCTTTGTTTCTCACTGTGGTTGGAACTCAATATTGGAAAGCGTTTGGTACGGTGTGCCAGTGGCAACTTGGCCGCTTAATGCAGAGCAGCAGCAGAATGCATTCCTAATGGTGAAGGACTTGGCAATGGCAGTGGAgatcaaaatagatttcaaaagGGATTTCGTACTGGGTGTGAGCAGTGAGATTTTGAGTGCAGATGTGATTGAAAGAGGGATTAAACATCTGATGGATCCTGAGAAGGAAATCAAAGAGAAGGTGAAGGAAATGAAGGAGAAGAGCAGGTTGGCTCCTAATGAAGGAGGATCATCCTATGCTTCCTTGAAGTTGTTTCTTGAAGATGTAATAGATAGTATTCCATAATTGTTTGTCAGATCTGAATTGTTATAATGTATTGCATAATTGCTTCTTTTTCTTAAATACATAGCTGAAGATCAACCATTACTATATCCATTAACTCTGCTATAACTAATTTTACTTTGAAAGTCGAtgcttttttctgtttttgcttGTTAGGCTTTCTGCTGTTTTCCCTTTCGCACTTTGATTTGCTATTCTAATCTTCTACAATGTAGACTTACAATTCAGTTAATAGTAACAGTGAATAGCTAAACTTATTAATTAAACTTCGGAGTTGGTAAAAGTTTAGGGAGTAAACCAAAAATGACGGGACCAAATTGTGACGACTTTATTGCGGCATTGAGTATGTCTTTCACAGCATTTAGTCACACGTAGTTGTGGTGGGTGCCGTTCTAGTTGCAATAATTGGTGCATTCAATTAAAGCATAGTTTACTCTTATAATGCTTGAGAAGGTGGTACGGTTTTTCTTCTAATGTATGTATTATCATTGCAGGCTCTTACCTGAtaagttttctttttccttgcctcttttttttttttttttgcattttgtgaaatttgaacTCAATGAACACGGAAAGTcctcaaaattgactaaaataaggCAAATTCTCATATGCAACTTTAAACTTTGTAGGCAACATGTTCAGAACTTCATTGGAATTAAATTAATTTACGACCATATAATAGGGAAGAAGTGTGAtccaaattaggaaaatatagattaagaaaacaaaatagtGTGAAATGAAGTGACTGGCATTAGAGAAGCGACAATtaacttatttgactttttttttattgccaAATTCCATACACAGGGGAGGGATGCCAacctttaatttttattaatcataaaataaaaatataaagagTCTAAGAAGGGCCTGAAAAGACCTAAGAACAtttatgaaaacaaaaattaggaGTATTCCTCCCGTACAAGTtacaatttatttatttctgcACATGCAAAAATTCCCTACCATCTAAAATCAAGCTAGCCTTAACCGCTGAAGGAAGTTGTTGAATAGAAGTAAAAAGCGAATCAGAATGAAGATGAAGCGTAGCAAGCCTAGCCACCATGGAATTTAACATGACTAACTGACGCAGAAAGTGACTGCCAAAGCTTTCTAATTTGACGAAGAAAATTGCACAATGGCCATTTAGACACTGCCCGGaaacaatcaaataaacaacaaaGAAGAATCAACCTTAACTTGTAAATTCTGGTCATTTCTTTCACTACACAATTGAAGACCAAATAATAATGCATGAATCTCTGCCTCCAACACCTCAGCTTCCCCAAACTCTTTATAGAAACCAAAAACCAAGTTACCTCTGTGATCACAGACCAAACCACCATCTGACACCCTACCATGCACTACACTCGCATCTGTATTTAATTTGCAAAAATTCACCGGGGGTCTCGTCCAGCAAACCGAAATTAATCTAACAATTGCAGAAGAATGAAAAATAAATTGAGCAAAGGAAGAGTCCATGTCCCCACGGAAAACACAAAAAGTTTGGAATGAAGTGGCTTGCATCAGAGAAGTAACAATTGACTTATTTGATAACAAGTACGTTTGGCACAATTGTAATTAGATTGGGTAAATGATCCAACTATTCCTCAACATTCACCACCGATCATATTTACCCAGACCATTAAAGTGGGGAAAGTTGACTACTTTATAAACTTGGAATGGCCAAACAATCAAGATAAAAGAATTTCAAATATCAACTCTTATACAAAATGATGTAAAACTGTATTCCGTACTACATTTGTACTTATAATTAGATAACATAGTTTTAATATAACACCATCATAAATTTAAAAACAAGTTCAAATGTGGTGTAATGCTTAAAAATCTCATGCATGTTGACAGAGAGGTCCAAGGCTCTAATGTTGGGATATGTATTTTGGATACAAGGCAAAAATCTCATCGGGT
The DNA window shown above is from Coffea arabica cultivar ET-39 chromosome 5e, Coffea Arabica ET-39 HiFi, whole genome shotgun sequence and carries:
- the LOC113688294 gene encoding anthocyanidin 3-O-glucosyltransferase 2-like, encoding MKEMKTAELVFVPIPGIGHLVSCVELAKLLIECDERLSITVLIMKLPYDTKVSSYTNSLVETPNLHIRYLELIKEEPSSQLSSFLSILYRFIDNHKSCVREVLAEISNSVSSHLGGIVIDMFCTSLIDVANEFGVPSYIFCPGGAATLGVLFQLQSLRDDLNEDVSHYENSDVELALPTYINPVPAKLLSSPFFDKDGGGDMLLDQAKGYRKAKGIIINTFLELECHAIHALSNDKTIPPVYAVGPLLNLKGGNSQNQETEIIMKWLDLQPECSVVFLCFGSGGSFDGDQVKEIAYALERSGYRFLWSLRRPSPKENFEFPSEYENLDEVLPEGFLQRTAAVGKVIGWAPQAAVLSHPAVGGFVSHCGWNSILESVWYGVPVATWPLNAEQQQNAFLMVKDLAMAVEIKIDFKRDFVLGVSSEILSADVIERGIKHLMDPEKEIKEKVKEMKEKSRLAPNEGGSSYASLKLFLEDVIDSIP